One part of the Lapillicoccus jejuensis genome encodes these proteins:
- a CDS encoding hydantoinase B/oxoprolinase family protein, whose protein sequence is MARIVETATTPLPTLEGQVDPVTLDLVENGLRNARYEMDEVLFRTALSPGIREQHDEFPLIADPSGKMVVGQFGLSIPDFLDGYDGTVEEGDVLLTSDPYACGAAISHANDWLVVVPIFHEGRVVGWSSMFGHMSDVGGKTPSSMPTDARTIYEEGVVIPPFKLYAKGVVNEDALRVVLNQVRMPDWNRADLNGLVAACRTAARRVVEMCERFGTATYLASLDALLQRNYDAMKVLLAMVFEEGRTLSFTDYICDDGVGNGPYELKLSLTRTGEKVHLDFTGSSPQAVGPINYYINENLTRMFFGIYMITVADPQILWNDGFYPLVDVTIPDGSYWKPKHPAALSGRNHGIGRVFDLFGGLLGQTNPALLNAAGFSSSPHFMYSGHYSGGDRAGEWFQLYSIGFGGIPGRPLGDGPDGHSLWPSFVNIPCEYLESYYPLRIEKWETVADTGGAGLHRGGNGVDVAYVFEEPGTIAIHDDRWLTYPWGVNGGRPGARGTKWVDRADGTRQVLPSKCHDVPVSPGDVLHFVTWGGGGWGDPLERDPALVALEVRRGLVSPEGARAYGVVVTTDGPDGLGATVDDAATTELRDRMRQDRPAELPVFDMGPPLEEILARAEEETGLPAPTRPVWSR, encoded by the coding sequence ATGGCCCGCATCGTCGAGACCGCGACCACGCCGCTGCCGACCCTCGAGGGGCAGGTCGACCCGGTCACCCTCGACCTCGTCGAGAACGGCCTGCGCAACGCGCGCTACGAGATGGACGAGGTGCTCTTCCGCACCGCCCTGTCCCCCGGCATCCGCGAGCAGCACGACGAGTTTCCGCTCATCGCCGACCCCAGCGGGAAGATGGTCGTCGGCCAGTTCGGCCTGTCCATCCCCGACTTCCTCGACGGGTACGACGGCACGGTCGAGGAGGGCGACGTCCTGCTCACCTCGGACCCGTACGCGTGCGGCGCGGCGATCAGCCACGCCAACGACTGGCTCGTCGTCGTCCCGATCTTCCACGAGGGCCGCGTCGTCGGCTGGTCCTCGATGTTCGGCCACATGTCCGACGTCGGCGGCAAGACCCCGTCGTCGATGCCGACCGACGCCCGCACGATCTACGAGGAGGGCGTCGTCATCCCGCCCTTCAAGCTCTACGCGAAGGGCGTCGTCAACGAGGACGCGCTGCGCGTCGTCCTCAACCAGGTGCGGATGCCGGACTGGAACCGGGCCGACCTCAACGGCCTCGTCGCCGCCTGCCGCACCGCGGCCCGCCGGGTGGTCGAGATGTGCGAGCGGTTCGGCACGGCGACGTACCTCGCCTCGCTCGACGCGCTGCTGCAGCGCAACTACGACGCGATGAAGGTGCTGCTGGCCATGGTCTTCGAGGAGGGCCGCACGCTCTCCTTCACCGACTACATCTGCGACGACGGTGTCGGCAACGGCCCCTACGAGCTGAAGCTCTCCCTCACCCGGACCGGCGAGAAGGTGCACCTGGACTTCACCGGCTCCAGCCCGCAGGCCGTCGGCCCGATCAACTACTACATCAACGAGAACCTCACCCGGATGTTCTTCGGGATCTACATGATCACCGTCGCCGACCCGCAGATCCTGTGGAACGACGGGTTCTACCCGCTCGTCGACGTGACGATCCCGGACGGCTCGTACTGGAAGCCCAAGCACCCCGCGGCCCTCTCCGGGCGCAACCACGGCATCGGTCGCGTCTTCGACCTCTTCGGCGGCCTGCTCGGGCAGACCAACCCGGCGCTGCTCAACGCGGCCGGCTTCTCCTCCAGCCCGCACTTCATGTACTCGGGGCACTACTCGGGAGGCGACCGCGCGGGCGAGTGGTTCCAGCTGTACTCGATCGGCTTCGGCGGGATCCCCGGCCGCCCGCTCGGCGACGGCCCCGACGGTCACTCGCTGTGGCCGAGCTTCGTCAACATCCCGTGCGAGTACCTCGAGTCGTACTACCCGCTGCGGATCGAGAAGTGGGAGACCGTCGCCGACACCGGCGGCGCCGGCCTGCACCGCGGGGGCAACGGCGTCGACGTCGCCTACGTCTTCGAGGAGCCCGGCACCATCGCCATCCACGACGACCGCTGGCTGACCTACCCCTGGGGCGTCAACGGCGGCCGGCCCGGCGCCCGCGGCACCAAGTGGGTCGACCGCGCCGACGGCACCCGGCAGGTCCTGCCGAGCAAGTGCCACGACGTCCCCGTCTCCCCCGGCGACGTCCTGCACTTCGTCACCTGGGGCGGCGGCGGGTGGGGCGACCCGCTCGAGCGCGACCCCGCGCTCGTCGCCCTCGAGGTCCGCCGCGGGCTGGTCAGCCCCGAGGGCGCCCGGGCGTACGGCGTCGTCGTGACCACCGACGGCCCCGACGGGCTCGGCGCGACCGTCGACGACGCCGCGACCACCGAGCTCCGCGACCGGATGCGCCAGGACCGACCGGCCGAGCTGCCGGTCTTCGACATGGGTCCGCCGCTGGAGGAGATCCTCGCCCGCGCCGAGGAGGAGACCGGACTGCCGGCCCCGACGCGGCCGGTCTGGTCGCGGTGA
- a CDS encoding HNH endonuclease produces MSQVLILNASYEPLGGVSVRHAIGMLVREVAVVEEAVEGQMFGPYPRPRVVRLLRYVAAKWLHRPAGWSKRAVLTRDRHRCAYCAGRATTVDHVVPMSRGGGSTWLNTVASCSPCNNRKGDRLLPETSLRLAWQPWVPRHADLLA; encoded by the coding sequence GTGTCCCAGGTGCTCATCCTCAACGCGTCGTACGAGCCCCTCGGGGGCGTGTCCGTCCGGCACGCCATCGGCATGCTGGTGCGCGAGGTGGCGGTCGTCGAGGAGGCCGTCGAGGGCCAGATGTTCGGCCCCTACCCGCGTCCGCGCGTGGTCCGGCTGCTGCGGTACGTCGCCGCGAAGTGGCTGCACCGCCCGGCCGGCTGGTCCAAGCGGGCCGTCCTCACCCGCGACCGGCACCGCTGCGCCTACTGCGCCGGCCGCGCCACGACCGTCGACCACGTCGTGCCGATGAGCCGCGGGGGCGGCTCGACGTGGCTCAACACCGTCGCCTCCTGCTCGCCGTGCAACAACCGCAAGGGCGACCGGCTGCTGCCGGAGACGAGCCTGCGCCTCGCCTGGCAGCCGTGGGTGCCGCGGCACGCCGACCTGCTGGCGTAG
- a CDS encoding CPBP family intramembrane glutamic endopeptidase, whose translation MTAWWERARDQVTGRLPLPMTRQEPLLSEESEAVRTRRRRLVGIVGLTGAGLLGLSLSTKPGSPRFYLLTGAVAATWTIGAFASGPLHVGTIRGRDDIRRTPVVTPVATGVLAFGTFYGLALVAKRIPFLESAIGNVLRFADEGELPLVVLTTCANGIGEELFFRGALFTVLRDEHPVLRSTAVYTAATVATRNPALVAAAAVMGALFGLQRRASGGVQAPVLTHLTWSVLMLRFLPPLFESAIAQEQHQEARAADIATPTSSRLLRWAHRD comes from the coding sequence GTGACCGCCTGGTGGGAGCGGGCCCGTGACCAGGTCACCGGCCGCCTTCCGCTGCCCATGACCCGTCAGGAGCCGTTGCTGAGCGAGGAGAGCGAGGCGGTCCGCACCCGGCGGCGCCGCCTCGTCGGGATCGTCGGGCTCACCGGCGCGGGGCTGCTCGGCCTCTCGCTGTCGACGAAGCCGGGCTCGCCGCGCTTCTACCTGCTCACCGGGGCGGTGGCTGCGACGTGGACGATCGGTGCCTTCGCGTCCGGACCGCTGCACGTCGGCACGATCCGCGGGCGCGACGACATCCGCCGCACGCCCGTCGTCACGCCGGTGGCGACCGGCGTCCTCGCCTTCGGCACGTTCTACGGGCTGGCCCTCGTCGCCAAGCGGATCCCCTTCCTGGAGAGCGCGATCGGCAACGTCCTGCGCTTCGCCGACGAGGGCGAGCTGCCGCTGGTCGTCCTCACGACGTGCGCCAACGGGATCGGCGAGGAGCTGTTCTTCCGGGGGGCCCTCTTCACCGTCCTGCGCGACGAGCACCCGGTGCTGCGGTCCACGGCCGTCTACACCGCGGCCACGGTCGCCACCCGCAACCCCGCCCTCGTCGCGGCCGCCGCGGTGATGGGGGCGCTGTTCGGCCTGCAGCGCCGGGCCTCCGGCGGCGTCCAGGCCCCCGTGCTCACCCACCTCACGTGGTCGGTCCTCATGCTCCGCTTCCTGCCACCGCTCTTCGAGTCCGCCATCGCCCAGGAGCAGCACCAGGAGGCCAGGGCGGCCGACATCGCCACGCCCACCTCGTCGCGGCTGCTGCGCTGGGCCCACCGTGACTGA
- a CDS encoding isocitrate lyase/PEP mutase family protein — translation MGTLLPDPHRSPSPSASRARLRELVSAPAPLLLPGAYDALSARLVEQAGFDAVYLTGFGATASLLGRPDVGLLSAAEMADQARRFVDAVDLPVVVDADTGYGNAVNVVRTVRTWEQAGVAGLHLEDQVTPKKCGHMSGKQVVPLAEMVGKIEAAVAARRDEGLVLIARTDAAAVEGLDAAIARARAYAAAGADVLFVEAPTSEADIARVADELGGVAPLVFNAAEGGRTPPLALERVAELGFSLVIYPIATLLAATAAVQDVLATIRRDGTPHAAALPAFDAFTTTVGLPEVGELETRFGG, via the coding sequence ATGGGCACCCTGCTCCCCGACCCCCACCGCAGCCCGTCCCCGTCGGCCTCCCGTGCCCGGCTGCGCGAGCTCGTGTCGGCGCCGGCGCCGCTGCTCCTCCCCGGGGCGTACGACGCCCTCTCGGCCCGGCTCGTCGAGCAGGCCGGGTTCGACGCCGTCTACCTCACCGGGTTCGGCGCGACCGCCTCGCTGCTCGGCCGCCCAGACGTCGGGCTGCTCAGCGCGGCCGAGATGGCCGACCAGGCGCGCCGGTTCGTCGACGCCGTCGACCTGCCCGTCGTCGTCGACGCGGACACCGGCTACGGCAACGCCGTCAACGTCGTGCGCACCGTCCGGACGTGGGAGCAGGCCGGGGTCGCCGGCCTGCACCTCGAGGACCAGGTCACGCCGAAGAAGTGCGGTCACATGTCGGGCAAGCAGGTCGTGCCGCTCGCCGAGATGGTCGGCAAGATCGAGGCCGCCGTCGCCGCCCGCCGCGACGAGGGGCTCGTCCTCATCGCCCGCACCGACGCGGCCGCCGTCGAGGGGCTCGACGCGGCCATCGCGCGCGCCCGGGCCTACGCCGCCGCCGGCGCCGACGTGCTGTTCGTCGAGGCCCCCACGAGCGAGGCCGACATCGCCCGCGTCGCCGACGAGCTCGGCGGGGTCGCCCCGCTCGTCTTCAACGCCGCCGAGGGCGGGCGGACCCCGCCGCTGGCGCTCGAGCGGGTCGCCGAGCTCGGCTTCTCGCTCGTCATCTACCCGATCGCCACGCTGCTCGCGGCGACCGCGGCGGTGCAGGACGTGCTCGCGACGATCCGGCGCGACGGGACGCCGCACGCCGCCGCGCTGCCCGCCTTCGACGCCTTCACGACGACGGTCGGGCTGCCCGAGGTCGGCGAGCTGGAGACCCGCTTCGGGGGCTAG
- a CDS encoding isochorismatase family protein, translating to MTPGPPAPGTPGPHGPAFSGRVGWGERPALLVVDLCRAYTDPDGPFALPGADGVVEANRRLVEAARAAGVPVVWTLVRYAADLADGGHFVRKVPALAAFAVDADGGWGAPTLAPADAEVVVTKQYASAFTGRTADGEGLTAWLRARGVDTLLLTGVSTSGCVRASATDALTHGLRPLVVADACGDRSEDLHAQNLRDLDAKYADVVGLDEALEHLAALPGRPLP from the coding sequence GTGACCCCCGGCCCGCCCGCCCCGGGCACGCCGGGTCCCCACGGCCCGGCGTTCTCGGGGCGGGTCGGCTGGGGGGAGCGGCCGGCGCTGCTCGTCGTCGACCTCTGCCGCGCGTACACCGACCCGGACGGCCCGTTCGCCCTGCCCGGCGCGGACGGGGTCGTCGAGGCCAACCGCCGGCTCGTCGAAGCGGCCCGCGCCGCCGGCGTCCCGGTCGTGTGGACCCTCGTGCGCTACGCGGCCGACCTCGCCGACGGCGGCCACTTCGTGCGCAAGGTGCCCGCCCTCGCCGCGTTCGCCGTCGACGCCGACGGCGGGTGGGGCGCGCCGACCCTCGCCCCGGCCGACGCCGAGGTCGTCGTCACCAAGCAGTACGCGTCGGCCTTCACCGGCCGGACCGCGGACGGCGAGGGGCTCACCGCGTGGCTGCGCGCCCGCGGCGTCGACACCCTCCTCCTCACGGGCGTCTCGACGTCCGGCTGCGTGCGGGCCTCGGCCACGGACGCGCTGACCCACGGCCTGCGCCCGCTCGTCGTCGCCGACGCGTGCGGCGACCGGAGCGAGGACCTGCACGCCCAGAACCTGCGCGACCTGGACGCGAAGTACGCCGACGTCGTCGGGCTCGACGAGGCGCTCGAGCACCTGGCCGCGCTGCCGGGCAGACCTCTACCCTGA
- a CDS encoding hydantoinase/oxoprolinase family protein → MSYRLGVDVGGTFTDVLLVDEASGATWRAKTASTPQDQAVGVLNGIGQVCEQAGISLAEVAQVLHGTTVATNAILEGKGATVGLVTTKGFRQVLQIARSYVPGGLAGWIIWPKPEPLAALENTVEVDERIASDGARIRALDEDGARAALARLTGVEALAISLVNSFADPAHERRLRDLAAEVLPGVPVSLSSDVLPELREYERTVTTVANGYVQPQVKRYVTTLSERLREGGVGAELAILRSDGGLSSAQGAVDAPVTMLLSGPAGGVTGAVWVAEQCGYRDLITFDMGGTSTDVALVQGLSPRIGRETKVGDLTVRASSVDVRTVGAGGGSIAHVPQLTRALRVGPQSAGADPGPAAYGKGGTEPTVTDANVVLGYLPSDLAGGEIRLDVDAARTAVATVADAMELGSPEAAAAGIVDIVNENMLGGLRLVSVQQGFDPRDFALVAFGGAGPLHANALGVLTGAWPVIVPPSPGVLCALGDATTSRRDESARTVLRRFSDLTGAELAQVLTELADDAGGRLADQGLPREEQRVTYTVDVRFHGQGFEIPVSVDGDWLRGGTRDGALERLAETFDAEHQRLFGFLLTVDHELVNARATVSGPRPEVAAIHLEPTSGPPEPLRESTIHVGGEAVPAKIFDRAVLRAGDVVEGPAVVTEMDSTTLVLPGYVATVHPSGSLLITPADKTPAEMTPAEMTEEA, encoded by the coding sequence ATGAGCTACCGCCTCGGTGTCGACGTCGGGGGCACCTTCACCGACGTCCTGCTCGTCGACGAGGCCAGCGGCGCGACGTGGCGGGCCAAGACCGCCTCGACGCCTCAGGACCAGGCCGTCGGCGTGCTGAACGGCATCGGCCAGGTCTGCGAGCAGGCCGGCATCTCGCTCGCCGAGGTCGCCCAGGTCCTGCACGGCACGACCGTCGCGACCAACGCGATCCTCGAGGGCAAGGGCGCCACCGTCGGCCTCGTGACGACGAAGGGCTTCCGGCAGGTCCTGCAGATCGCCCGATCCTACGTCCCCGGCGGCCTGGCCGGCTGGATCATCTGGCCCAAGCCCGAGCCGCTCGCCGCGCTGGAGAACACCGTGGAGGTCGACGAGCGGATCGCCAGCGACGGCGCGCGGATCCGCGCGCTCGACGAGGACGGCGCCCGCGCCGCCCTCGCCCGGCTCACGGGGGTCGAGGCCCTCGCCATCTCGCTGGTCAACTCCTTCGCCGACCCGGCGCACGAGCGCCGTCTGCGCGACCTCGCCGCCGAGGTCCTCCCGGGCGTGCCGGTCTCGCTCTCCTCCGACGTCCTGCCCGAGCTGCGGGAGTACGAGCGCACCGTGACGACCGTCGCCAACGGCTACGTCCAGCCGCAGGTCAAGCGCTACGTGACGACCCTCAGCGAGCGGCTGCGCGAGGGCGGGGTCGGCGCCGAGCTGGCCATCCTGCGCAGCGACGGCGGCCTGTCCTCCGCGCAGGGCGCCGTCGACGCGCCCGTGACCATGCTGCTCTCCGGCCCGGCCGGCGGCGTGACCGGCGCCGTGTGGGTCGCCGAGCAGTGCGGCTACCGCGACCTCATCACCTTCGACATGGGCGGCACCTCCACCGACGTCGCCCTCGTCCAGGGCCTGTCGCCGCGGATCGGTCGCGAGACCAAGGTCGGCGACCTCACCGTGCGGGCCTCGAGCGTCGACGTGCGCACCGTCGGCGCGGGCGGCGGCTCGATCGCCCACGTGCCGCAGCTGACCCGCGCGCTGCGGGTCGGTCCGCAGTCGGCCGGCGCCGATCCCGGACCGGCCGCCTACGGCAAGGGCGGCACCGAGCCGACCGTCACCGACGCCAACGTCGTCCTCGGCTACCTGCCCTCCGACCTCGCCGGCGGCGAGATCCGGCTCGACGTCGACGCGGCCCGCACCGCCGTCGCGACCGTGGCCGACGCGATGGAGCTGGGCTCCCCGGAGGCCGCCGCGGCGGGCATCGTCGACATCGTCAACGAGAACATGCTCGGCGGCCTGCGGCTCGTCTCGGTGCAGCAGGGGTTCGACCCGCGCGACTTCGCCCTCGTCGCCTTCGGGGGCGCGGGACCGCTGCACGCCAACGCCCTCGGCGTCCTCACCGGCGCCTGGCCGGTCATCGTCCCGCCCTCACCCGGTGTCCTGTGCGCGCTCGGCGACGCGACGACCTCGCGCCGCGACGAGTCCGCCCGCACCGTGCTGCGCCGCTTCTCCGACCTCACCGGGGCCGAGCTGGCTCAGGTGCTCACCGAGCTGGCCGACGACGCCGGCGGCCGGCTCGCCGACCAGGGTCTGCCGCGGGAGGAGCAGCGCGTCACCTACACGGTCGACGTCCGCTTCCACGGCCAGGGCTTCGAGATCCCCGTCTCCGTCGACGGTGACTGGCTGCGGGGCGGGACGCGCGACGGCGCGCTCGAGCGGCTCGCCGAGACCTTCGACGCCGAGCACCAGCGCCTGTTCGGTTTCCTCCTCACCGTGGACCACGAGCTGGTCAACGCCCGCGCCACGGTGAGCGGCCCCCGTCCGGAGGTCGCCGCGATCCACCTCGAGCCGACCTCCGGTCCGCCGGAGCCGTTGCGGGAGAGCACGATCCACGTCGGCGGCGAGGCCGTGCCCGCGAAGATCTTCGACCGCGCCGTCCTGCGCGCCGGCGACGTCGTCGAGGGACCCGCGGTCGTCACGGAGATGGACTCCACGACGCTCGTCCTGCCCGGGTACGTCGCGACCGTCCACCCCTCCGGCAGCCTGCTCATCACCCCCGCCGACAAGACCCCCGCCGAGATGACCCCCGCCGAGATGACCGAGGAGGCCTGA
- a CDS encoding TspO/MBR family protein — protein MVQPRTLAATAAAVTATAVTGGLGTDVSSRWYARLDKPSWQPPGWLFGPVWTSLYALIAVGTARALDGAEHRESDPRARRDLRVAIGVNLVLNVLWTWLFFAWKRPRLALAEILLLEASTVDLIRRCSRYDATSGRLLAPYAAWVAFATALTAELVRRNPGA, from the coding sequence ATGGTCCAGCCCCGCACCCTCGCCGCCACCGCGGCCGCCGTCACCGCGACCGCGGTCACCGGCGGGCTCGGCACCGACGTCTCCTCGCGCTGGTACGCCCGGCTCGACAAGCCGTCGTGGCAGCCGCCGGGCTGGCTGTTCGGGCCGGTGTGGACCTCGCTCTACGCGCTCATCGCCGTCGGCACCGCCCGCGCCCTCGACGGCGCCGAGCACCGCGAGAGCGACCCGCGGGCCCGGCGGGACCTGCGGGTCGCCATCGGCGTCAACCTCGTCCTCAACGTGCTGTGGACGTGGCTGTTCTTCGCGTGGAAGCGGCCGCGGCTCGCGCTCGCCGAGATCCTCCTGCTCGAGGCGTCGACGGTCGACCTCATCCGCCGGTGCTCGCGGTACGACGCCACCTCCGGCCGGCTGCTCGCGCCGTACGCCGCCTGGGTCGCCTTCGCGACCGCGCTGACCGCCGAGCTGGTCCGGCGCAACCCGGGCGCCTGA
- a CDS encoding GntR family transcriptional regulator, giving the protein MPGTADATATDRVEDTLRELILRGDLTPGARLAEVELADRLGVSRTPVREALSRLVVQGLVDSAPNRGARVATWTLAELEGVFDLRTTLEPRLTALAVPRATADDVEELDRLAAATVAVGRPGPGQDLDALVPANRAFHDRIVALAAHPGLAGALGSAIRTPLQRRNFRAYDDAALRRSLAHHVEIVDAFRAGDADWAAAVMTAHIRHARSVMVRAAEPDSTPSPAPAEGDQS; this is encoded by the coding sequence ATGCCCGGCACCGCCGACGCCACGGCCACCGACCGCGTCGAGGACACGCTGCGCGAGCTCATCCTGCGCGGCGACCTCACGCCGGGGGCGCGGCTGGCCGAGGTGGAGCTGGCCGACCGGCTCGGCGTGAGCCGCACGCCCGTCCGCGAGGCCCTCTCCCGGCTCGTCGTCCAGGGCCTGGTCGACTCCGCCCCCAACCGGGGCGCGCGCGTCGCCACCTGGACCCTCGCCGAGCTCGAGGGCGTCTTCGACCTGCGGACCACGCTCGAGCCGCGGCTCACCGCGCTCGCGGTCCCCCGCGCCACGGCGGACGACGTCGAGGAGCTCGACCGGCTGGCCGCGGCGACCGTCGCCGTCGGGCGCCCCGGTCCGGGGCAGGACCTCGACGCCCTCGTTCCGGCGAACCGCGCCTTCCACGACCGCATCGTCGCGCTCGCCGCCCACCCCGGGCTCGCCGGCGCTCTCGGCAGCGCCATCCGCACGCCGCTGCAGCGGCGCAACTTCCGGGCGTACGACGACGCCGCCCTGCGCCGCAGCCTCGCCCACCACGTCGAGATCGTCGACGCCTTCCGCGCCGGCGACGCCGACTGGGCCGCCGCCGTGATGACCGCGCACATCCGCCACGCCCGATCCGTCATGGTCCGCGCCGCCGAGCCGGACAGCACGCCCTCACCCGCCCCCGCAGAAGGAGACCAGTCATGA
- a CDS encoding cryptochrome/photolyase family protein, whose amino-acid sequence MTEAPSVVWFRRDLRLRDHAALLTAAQQGPVLALFVLDDVLLRTAGGPRTAWLRRSLRALDADLREHGGGLVVRRGRPADVVPATAAEVGASAVHVSADFTPYGARRDTAVETALAGLPGSPGLVRTGSPYAVAPGRVVRGDGAPYQVFTPFYRSWLDHGWRRPAESDPAATTWVAAPGDGIPDDPELGDGTTLPEPGEAGAAAAWARFREEGLAGYDTDRDRPDHDATSRMSPHLKIGTVHPRTLLADLGHSTGEDAYRRQLAWRDFYAAVLHFWPRSAHGYFRRAFESMEYDTGAEAQQRFRAWQEGRTGFPYVDAGMRQLLAEGWMHNRLRMLVASFLVKDLHLEWTLGARHFMDHLVDGDLANNQHGWQWAAGTGTDAAPYFRVFNPITQGEKFDPQGDYVRRWVPELRDVPGKAVHRPWDLPQHPVGYPHPLVDHAEERREALRRLSAVQS is encoded by the coding sequence GTGACTGAGGCCCCGTCGGTCGTCTGGTTCCGCCGCGACCTGCGGCTGCGCGACCACGCCGCGCTGCTCACCGCCGCCCAGCAGGGGCCGGTGCTCGCGCTGTTCGTCCTCGACGACGTGCTGCTGCGCACCGCCGGCGGCCCGCGCACCGCGTGGCTGCGGCGCAGCCTGCGCGCCCTCGACGCCGACCTGCGCGAGCACGGCGGCGGGCTCGTCGTCCGCCGCGGCCGCCCCGCCGACGTCGTCCCCGCGACCGCCGCCGAGGTCGGGGCGAGCGCGGTCCACGTCAGCGCCGACTTCACGCCGTACGGCGCCCGCCGCGACACCGCCGTCGAGACCGCCCTCGCCGGCCTGCCCGGCTCGCCCGGCCTGGTCCGCACCGGCAGCCCGTACGCCGTCGCGCCCGGCCGGGTCGTGCGCGGGGACGGGGCGCCGTACCAGGTCTTCACGCCCTTCTACCGCTCGTGGCTCGACCACGGCTGGCGCCGTCCCGCGGAGTCCGACCCGGCCGCGACGACGTGGGTCGCCGCCCCCGGCGACGGGATCCCCGACGACCCGGAGCTCGGCGACGGCACGACCCTGCCGGAGCCGGGCGAGGCGGGCGCCGCCGCGGCCTGGGCGAGGTTCCGCGAGGAGGGCCTGGCCGGGTACGACACCGACCGCGACCGGCCCGACCACGACGCCACGTCGCGGATGAGCCCGCACCTGAAGATCGGCACGGTCCACCCGCGCACCCTGCTCGCCGACCTCGGGCACTCCACCGGCGAAGACGCCTACCGCCGCCAGCTCGCGTGGCGCGACTTCTACGCCGCGGTCCTGCACTTCTGGCCGCGCAGCGCGCACGGCTACTTCCGCCGCGCCTTCGAGTCGATGGAGTACGACACCGGCGCCGAGGCGCAGCAACGGTTCCGCGCCTGGCAGGAAGGCCGCACCGGCTTCCCGTACGTCGACGCGGGCATGCGCCAGCTGCTCGCCGAGGGCTGGATGCACAATCGGTTGCGGATGCTCGTCGCCTCCTTCCTCGTCAAGGACCTGCACCTGGAGTGGACCCTCGGGGCCCGGCACTTCATGGACCACCTCGTCGACGGCGACCTGGCCAACAACCAGCACGGCTGGCAGTGGGCGGCGGGGACCGGGACCGACGCGGCGCCGTACTTCCGCGTCTTTAACCCGATCACCCAGGGCGAGAAGTTCGACCCGCAGGGCGACTACGTGCGCCGCTGGGTCCCGGAGCTGCGCGACGTCCCCGGCAAGGCCGTGCACCGCCCGTGGGACCTGCCGCAGCACCCCGTCGGCTACCCGCACCCGCTCGTCGACCACGCCGAGGAGCGCCGCGAGGCGCTGCGCCGGCTCTCCGCCGTCCAGTCCTGA
- a CDS encoding NAD(P)H-binding protein, translated as MKVLVTGASGFVGRHLTPALADAGHDVVAMTRHPDDYSGAGTAVFGDVADEDSLRTAMEGCEAAYYLVHSLDSADFETKDAQAAGSFGRAAREVGLKQVVYLGGLGDDDDDLSAHLRSRREVERLLADAGVPVTTLRAGIVIGDEGISWEMTRQLVEHLPAMITPKWVKTRTQPIALDDVVRYLVGVLGLEDAYGRSFDVGGPDVLAYSEMMKRVADIEGRPLVVAPVPLLTPGLSSRWLSLVTSVDPQTARSLVDSMTNEVVVRDDSIRRLVPFEPMTYDDAVRVALRDRARRLGPDGSADPAPSGDAAAKGRS; from the coding sequence GTGAAGGTCCTCGTCACCGGAGCGTCCGGGTTCGTCGGGCGCCATCTCACCCCCGCCCTCGCCGACGCCGGCCACGACGTCGTCGCCATGACCCGGCACCCGGACGACTACAGCGGGGCCGGCACCGCCGTCTTCGGTGACGTCGCCGACGAGGACAGCCTGCGCACGGCGATGGAGGGCTGCGAGGCGGCGTACTACCTCGTCCACTCCCTCGACTCCGCGGACTTCGAGACCAAGGACGCCCAGGCGGCCGGGTCGTTCGGTCGGGCCGCCCGCGAGGTCGGGCTGAAGCAGGTCGTCTACCTCGGCGGTCTCGGGGACGACGACGACGACCTGTCCGCCCACCTGCGCAGCCGGCGCGAGGTCGAGCGCTTGCTCGCCGACGCCGGCGTGCCGGTGACGACGCTGCGCGCCGGGATCGTCATCGGCGACGAGGGGATCTCGTGGGAGATGACCCGCCAGCTCGTCGAGCACCTCCCCGCGATGATCACGCCCAAGTGGGTCAAGACCCGCACCCAGCCGATCGCGCTCGACGACGTCGTGCGCTACCTCGTCGGTGTGCTCGGGCTCGAGGACGCCTACGGGCGCTCGTTCGACGTCGGCGGCCCCGACGTGCTCGCCTACTCCGAGATGATGAAGCGCGTGGCCGACATCGAGGGGCGGCCGCTGGTCGTCGCCCCGGTCCCGCTGCTCACCCCCGGGCTGTCCTCGCGGTGGCTCTCGCTCGTCACGAGCGTCGACCCGCAGACGGCGCGCTCGCTCGTCGACTCGATGACCAACGAGGTCGTCGTGCGCGACGACAGCATCCGGCGGCTGGTCCCCTTCGAGCCGATGACGTACGACGACGCCGTCCGAGTGGCGCTGCGCGACCGCGCCCGGCGCCTCGGCCCCGACGGGTCCGCCGACCCGGCCCCGAGCGGTGACGCGGCGGCGAAGGGTCGCTCGTGA